Genomic window (Blastocatellia bacterium):
TCATGAGAACGTCCGTCCTTTACTGCTCCTATCATCCCGGTCGCCGGGCGATGGTTCATTGTGCGGCCTGTCGCCGCCCCTTGTGTCCGTCGTGCGATCATCGGATTCGGGGCTTCCCCTACTGTCAGGATTGCATCGTCCGGGGAATTGACATGCTGCGTCGCCCGAGGGTGACGGACGCAGCCGCCCCCCGTCGGCCTCGACAATCACCCGCCCTGGCCCTTTTGTGTGCGCTCATTCCCGGACTCGGAGCGGTTTACAATCACCAGAATGTCAAGGCCATCATCCACTTCCTCATGATCATCGGACTCATTGAGCTTGCCGATGTCACGGGTATCGCCCTCTTTGGCATCGGCGGTGGAGTTTTCTACCTTTTCTCTCTCGTTGATGCCTATCGCACGGCTCAAGCCATCAATGCGGGGCTCGATCCACGGGAAGACGATGAGCGTCTCCGCCAGTTACTGCGCGAGCGCGTGCACGTCCTCGCCGTCGTCCTCATTGGCTTGGGAATGCTTTTCATCGCATCGGACCTGCTCAAGCTTTTCAACATTGCCCTCTCGGTGCGCAGGCTCTGGCCGGTGATCTTTGTGGCCATCGGGCTGTATCTTCTCTACCGCCATTCTCGCCATCGGCGGAGCGGGGACCTCCAAACGACGCGGGACTTCTGGGGCCGACCGGCCTCCCTCTTTGTCCGGGACAGCGGATCGTTCAATGAGAGATCGAGCGACAATCCGCGACTGCCTCCGGCGGGATCGGGGCGGTGAAAAATGGAGGGAAGCCACAGGGTCCATCATTTCACCGACAGGGGAGAAAGTGGTGCGAATCGGTGAAAACCTGTGGCCATTTTCTCAGGAGGGATAGTGATGGGATTTCTCAAAATTGTCGGTGCCACGATTGCGGTTGTCATCGGCTTTGTCATCGCCATGAAACTCATCGGCCTGGTTTTCACGCTCCTGGCCATCACCTTCTGGTTGGTGAAGATGGCCATCTACGTGGGAGTGCTGGCGCTGGTGTGCTACGGCGTTTACCGGTTGATTATTTCTCGCGAGCCTCGCACGCATCTGTGAAGGAGCAGGTGAACCGACCGGGGGAATTCTTCCGCCTCCAGGGCGAGGGAGGGACAGGAGTTTCCGGTCCTAGACCTCGGTGACTTCGACTTGAGGCTCGACTTGAGATTTGTGGAGCAGCGCCGGCCAGTAGGCGATGATTTCTTCCACTCGCGGACGTCCACCGGCAAATCCCGTCACGGTGGGTGGCCCGTTGAGGATGAGTGGCGCAATCTCACGGGTGAACCGCTGGACTGCAGCCTCATCGTGACTGCGAACGGCCACGCGAAGCTGAACCTCCGCCAGATCGGGTGAGGGGGGCGGAGCCAGCGGCCCGTGACAGGCATTGACGCCGACAAATTCCGTAACGATCTCTTCGAATCGGAGGCCGAGTCGGTCCAGCCGCTTGCGGAGGATTTCATCAGCACGTCGAGCTTTGGCGTAGGCGTCGGGCCAACTGTAGACGAGCGTTCCCACTGCTTTGTATCCGGCAAAATAACTGATCGAGACCTTATAAAACTCCGTCGGCGGTCTCCCGCGAACCCCCCAGACGCGGACGCGATCGGGTCCGACGTCTTCCAGGCGAATGGTGGTGAAATCGGCGATGCATTCGGGAGTGATATACTCGCGAGGATCGCCGATCTCGTAAACGAGTTGTTCTTTGATGACGGCGGCGGAGACGCGCCCGCCCGTCCCTTCGTGCTTGGTGACGATGAAGGTTCCATCCTCAAAGGCTTCGACGATGGGGTAGCCGATGCGATCCATATCGGGGATCGTCTCCCACTCGATCTGACAGTTGCCGCCGGTGCACTGAGCCCCGCACTCGATGATGTGACCGGCGACGACGCCAGCGGCCAGACGGTCGTAATCATCGGCGCGCCACCCAAACTCATAGATCATGGGGGCCAACGTGATACCCGTGTCGGTCGTGCGCCCGGTGATGACGATCCGGGCTCCCTGCCTCAGGGCCTCGGCGATGGGAAAGGCTCCGAAGTAGACATTGGCGCTTTGGATGTGAGGGCGAATCTCGGTGAGCGGGCGACCGGTATCAAGAT
Coding sequences:
- a CDS encoding B-box zinc finger protein, producing the protein MRTSVLYCSYHPGRRAMVHCAACRRPLCPSCDHRIRGFPYCQDCIVRGIDMLRRPRVTDAAAPRRPRQSPALALLCALIPGLGAVYNHQNVKAIIHFLMIIGLIELADVTGIALFGIGGGVFYLFSLVDAYRTAQAINAGLDPREDDERLRQLLRERVHVLAVVLIGLGMLFIASDLLKLFNIALSVRRLWPVIFVAIGLYLLYRHSRHRRSGDLQTTRDFWGRPASLFVRDSGSFNERSSDNPRLPPAGSGR
- a CDS encoding acyclic terpene utilization AtuA family protein, translated to MRMIRIANGQGFWGDSLDAPLEQVMLGPVDYLTMDYLAEVTMSIMQKQKARDPRLGYARDFVPLMERLLPLCVEKNVTVITNAGGVNPQACRDAVVEVARRLGLSGLRIGIVTGDDILDRLDELLSRGHELRDLDTGRPLTEIRPHIQSANVYFGAFPIAEALRQGARIVITGRTTDTGITLAPMIYEFGWRADDYDRLAAGVVAGHIIECGAQCTGGNCQIEWETIPDMDRIGYPIVEAFEDGTFIVTKHEGTGGRVSAAVIKEQLVYEIGDPREYITPECIADFTTIRLEDVGPDRVRVWGVRGRPPTEFYKVSISYFAGYKAVGTLVYSWPDAYAKARRADEILRKRLDRLGLRFEEIVTEFVGVNACHGPLAPPPSPDLAEVQLRVAVRSHDEAAVQRFTREIAPLILNGPPTVTGFAGGRPRVEEIIAYWPALLHKSQVEPQVEVTEV